Proteins from a genomic interval of Pectinophora gossypiella chromosome 4, ilPecGoss1.1, whole genome shotgun sequence:
- the LOC126366217 gene encoding intraflagellar transport protein 88 homolog: MLSSRYYSASRLGTDAKPRTAMVVDEDDELYTGFNEVAPALDTRNLREDQDFQETLRTAGIGRKVPSRMGTGMFRVGTVSMRGAGAAGPAGAGGAAGGSRGGTAAARPVTALRAAGYTSSARATPSRDDKKEDSIEDKVKQMEARIMALVEDSCMLSARPDPDDDSGAKREIDLSQALAKAQEASTLERQLIRMQEQANLGDSHNLDLTFAVLCNLAGQYALNEMYTEALNTYQLLTRNKLFPHANRLKVNMGNIYFKMGEHPKALKLYRMALDQTPTAEKDLRMKVMHNIGLLLVRMGKFRDAVTNFQHIMHEQGDFQTGLHLVLCSVALNDAEGGKAAFHAMLDVEPPTDHQDITIDDEGDAYECVVRDVVRADRLSRWSRRAAADAERCLALAAAALATPNARDIDSGGMSWCVEALRGYGGGGAGARLELGAALAALRAPAAARAPAAHAQRALQRLKAVARAHPSDRVLRAEANADAAFVAYALGNYSEARALSEAAARDDPYSCAARVCAALADGAGAAPAAWPRAAGLLAAACHLDPADMVATHDHAVALSNSGEAAAAAARWARLRGAGGAGATLRALAAAGLARLADDAAAADHWYSMIGGWDAGVSCALAQLHSEMGDTQTAKHHYQDVEAVWPCELSALEWLARESPPDAALQYYRRAARLQPNNPQWGLLMGGCLRANGRYQEALTLYKKMNARFPDNVQCLKLIVKLCGDQGLSETAAWTRELQRAQARLKQQERASSVTSAGSGSSGTSQSPIDQIRGASRGGSAAPAPGSRRSSAARGDSARTQLYTHGEVIQDSMQVGRSIHRSAGRKKNLEDEDLPLPPE, from the exons ATGTTGAGTTCGCGTTATTATAGTGCGTCCCGTTTGGGCACGGATGCGAAGCCTCGTACGGCGATGGTAGTTGATGAAGATGATGAGTTGTACACTGGGTTCAACGAGGTGGCCCCTGCCCTGGACACTCGCAACCTGAGGGAAGACCAGGACTTCCAGGAAACTCTGCGGACAGCTGGCATCGGGAGAAAAGTGCCCAGTCGGATGGGCACAGGG ATGTTCCGCGTGGGCACGGTGAGCATGCGCGGCGCGGGGGCTGCGGGgccggcgggcgcgggcggggcgGCGGGCGGGTCCCGCGGGggcacggcggcggcgcggcccgtCACGGCCCTGCGCGCCGCGGGGTACACCTCCTCCGCCCGCGCCACGCCCAGCCGCGACGACAAGAAGGAGGACAG CATCGAAGACAAAGTGAAACAGATGGAGGCTCGTATTATGGCGCTGGTGGAAGACTCGTGCATGTTGAGCGCGCGGCCAGACCCTGACGACGACTCGGGCGCCAAACGAGAGATCGACCTCAGTCAA GCACTGGCAAAGGCGCAAGAAGCATCAACGTTGGAGCGTCAATTGATTCGCATGCAGGAGCAAGCCAACCTGGGGGACTCGCACAACCTGGACCTCACTTTTGCT GTGCTTTGCAACTTGGCAGGACAATACGCTCTCAACGAAATGTACACAGAAGCATTGAACACGTATCAACTACTCACTAGAAATAAGTTATTTCCGCACGCTAACCGACTTAAG GTCAACATGGGGAACATTTACTTCAAAATGGGTGAACATCCGAAAGCGCTGAAGCTGTACAGAATGGCGTTAGACCAAACGCCTACTGCAGAGAAAGACTTACG GATGAAAGTGATGCACAATATCGGGCTGCTTCTAGTGCGCATGGGCAAGTTTCGAGACGCTGTCACCAACTTTCAGCATATCATGCACGAACAAGGAGATTTCCAAACCG GGTTGCATTTAGTACTATGTTCGGTGGCACTGAACGACGCTGAAGGCGGCAAGGCAGCGTTCCACGCGATGCTGGACGTGGAGCCGCCGACCGACCACCAGGATATTACTATTGAcgat GAGGGCGACGCGTACGAGTGCGTGGTCCGCGACGTGGTCCGCGCCGACCGGCTGTCGCGCTggtcgcgccgcgccgccgccgacgCCGAGCGCTGCCTGGCGCTGGCGGCCGCCGCGCTGGCCACGCCCAACGCACGGGACATCGACTCTGG CGGCATGTCGTGGTGCGTGGAGGCGCTGCGCGgctacggcggcggcggcgcgggcgcgcggcTGGAGCTgggcgcggcgctggcggcgcTGCGGGCGCCGGCCGCGGCGAGGGCGCCCGCGGCGCATGCGCAGCGCGCGCTGCAGCGGCTCAAGGCCGTGGCCAGGGCGCACCCCAGCGACCGCGTGCTCAGAGCTGAAGCCAATGCTGATGCCGCGTTTGTGGCTTATGCG CTGGGTAATTACTCGGAGGCGCGCGCCCTGAGcgaggcggcggcgcgggacGACCCGTACTCGTGCGCCGCCCGCGTGTGCGCCGCGCTGGCggacggcgccggcgccgcgcccgccgcctgGCCGCGGGCCGCCGGCCTGCTGGCTGCCGCCTGCCACCTCGACCCCGCCGACATGGTGGCTACACACGACCATG CTGTGGCGCTGAGCAACAGCGgcgaggcggcggcggcggcggcgcgctggGCGCGGCTGCGGggtgcgggcggcgcgggcgccacGCTGCGGGCGCTGGCCGCCGCCGGGCTGGCGCGGCTGGCCGacgacgccgccgccgccgaccaCTG GTACAGCATGATCGGCGGCTGGGACGCCGGCGTGTCGTGTGCGCTGGCGCAACTGCACAGCGAGATGGGGGACACGCAGACTGCCAAGCATCATTATCAAGAT GTGGAGGCAGTGTGGCCGTGCGAGCTGTCGGCGCTGGAGTGGCTGGCGCGGGAGTCCCCGCCGGACGCCGCGCTGCAGTACTACCGCCGCGCGGCGCGGCTGCAGCCCAACAAC CCGCAGTGGGGCCTCCTGATGGGCGGTTGTCTGCGAGCCAACGGTCGCTACCAGGAAGCACTCACTCTTTACAAGAAGATGAACGCGCGGTTTCCAGATAATGTgcaat GTTTGAAGCTGATAGTGAAGCTATGTGGAGACCAGGGACTATCGGAGACGGCGGCGTGGACGCGCGAACTGCAGAGAGCGCAGGCGCGGCTTAAACAACAAGAGAGAG CGTCCTCGGTAACTTCAGCTGGGAGTGGATCATCGGGCACTAGTCAGTCGCCGATAGACCAGATACGTG GTGCGTCCCGCGGCGgcagcgcggcgccggcgccgggctCGCGGCGCTCCAGCGCGGCGCGGGGAGACAGTGCGCGCACGCAGCTCTACAC